A stretch of Crossiella cryophila DNA encodes these proteins:
- a CDS encoding FAD-dependent monooxygenase, whose product MSSNAERVPVLITGGGLAGLTASLFLSSHGVESILVDKHPGPSPQGRARGINVRTMEIYRAFGIAEAVYEAGKPFENDKGGVHCQSLAGEWRWLFRLGATASYDEYSAGRLCLADQSTVEPVLSAAAQARGAEQRFNTELVSFTETADGVHAVTKDRATGEEYRIHADYLIAADGNRGTIREQLGIRRDGPGILGDFLGVLFEADLSELIPERAVMWFVVKPGGPPGFLTTTAHPGRWAAAFSYDAAVDTPADFTQQRLTPMLHELLGRDDIPVKVVDVTPWQQVAAVAERFRQGRVFLAGDSAHVWPPAGGYGANTGVQDAHNLAWKLAAVLKGWATPALLDSYEPERRPLAKEFVDITINRQESRTSSDPEEEANSDIRWMFGQRYTSPAILGRPYESAFTQDHHPVPEPGHRAPHLWLTHNGDRLALHDLVSTGLLLLTGPQGDDWRRAATELAERSGIPLTAHRIGTDLLDPENQWPTRYALPEGAVLIRPDGYLAWRTESDANPHDQLSAALEQLLRA is encoded by the coding sequence ATGAGCAGCAACGCCGAACGAGTGCCGGTGCTCATCACCGGCGGCGGCCTGGCCGGCCTGACCGCCTCGCTTTTCCTGTCCTCCCACGGGGTCGAGTCGATCCTGGTGGACAAGCACCCCGGCCCGTCGCCGCAGGGCAGGGCGCGCGGGATCAACGTGCGGACCATGGAGATCTACCGCGCCTTCGGCATCGCGGAAGCGGTGTACGAGGCGGGCAAGCCGTTCGAGAACGACAAGGGCGGCGTGCACTGCCAGTCACTGGCCGGCGAATGGCGCTGGCTGTTCCGGCTGGGCGCCACCGCGAGCTACGACGAGTACAGCGCAGGCCGGTTGTGCCTGGCCGACCAGAGCACGGTGGAGCCGGTGCTCAGCGCGGCGGCCCAGGCCCGCGGCGCGGAGCAGCGGTTCAACACCGAGCTGGTGTCCTTCACCGAGACCGCCGACGGCGTGCACGCGGTGACCAAGGACCGCGCCACCGGCGAGGAGTACCGGATCCACGCGGACTACCTGATCGCCGCCGACGGCAACCGCGGCACCATCCGCGAACAGCTCGGCATCCGCCGCGACGGCCCCGGCATCCTGGGCGACTTCCTCGGCGTGCTCTTCGAGGCGGACCTGTCCGAACTGATCCCGGAACGCGCCGTGATGTGGTTCGTGGTCAAGCCCGGCGGCCCGCCCGGCTTCCTGACCACCACAGCGCACCCCGGCCGCTGGGCCGCCGCGTTCAGCTACGACGCCGCGGTGGACACCCCGGCCGACTTCACCCAGCAACGCCTGACCCCGATGCTGCACGAGCTGCTGGGCCGGGACGACATCCCGGTCAAGGTGGTCGACGTGACCCCGTGGCAACAGGTGGCCGCGGTGGCCGAACGGTTCCGCCAGGGCCGGGTCTTCCTGGCCGGGGACAGCGCGCACGTGTGGCCGCCCGCTGGTGGCTACGGCGCGAACACCGGCGTCCAGGACGCGCACAACCTGGCCTGGAAACTGGCCGCGGTGCTCAAGGGCTGGGCCACGCCCGCCCTGCTGGACAGCTACGAACCCGAACGCCGCCCACTGGCCAAGGAGTTCGTGGACATCACCATCAACCGCCAGGAGAGCCGCACCAGCAGCGACCCGGAGGAGGAGGCCAACTCCGACATCCGCTGGATGTTCGGCCAGCGCTACACCTCCCCCGCCATCCTGGGCAGGCCCTACGAGTCCGCCTTCACCCAAGACCACCACCCCGTCCCCGAACCAGGCCACCGCGCCCCCCACCTGTGGCTGACCCACAACGGCGACCGCCTGGCCCTGCACGACCTGGTCTCCACCGGCCTACTCCTGCTCACCGGCCCCCAGGGCGACGACTGGCGCCGGGCAGCCACCGAACTGGCCGAGCGCTCCGGCATCCCGCTGACCGCCCACCGGATCGGCACCGACCTGCTCGACCCGGAAAACCAGTGGCCAACCCGCTACGCCCTGCCCGAGGGCGCGGTGCTGATCCGCCCGGACGGCTACCTGGCCTGGCGCACCGAGTCCGACGCCAATCCACACGACCAGCTCAGCGCCGCACTGGAACAACTGCTCCGCGCCTGA
- a CDS encoding PadR family transcriptional regulator, whose product MATPIRRSPLALTVLCLVIEAPVHAYRIQQLIKERGKDRVVNVRQRASVYQTIERLLKAGLIKVKETERADNRPERTIYEIGPEGLATARAWLREMFTATGTEFPEFPAAVAFMPLLEPGEIRALLAVRADKLAELVAEIDTVMAEALATGLPRLFLLEEEYQRATLVAQLDWVRATVAELDDGRISWDQEWLRAVGDSFSTPTDEGESS is encoded by the coding sequence ATGGCAACCCCGATCCGTCGTTCGCCGCTGGCACTGACCGTGTTGTGCCTGGTGATCGAGGCCCCGGTGCACGCGTACCGGATTCAGCAGCTGATCAAGGAACGCGGCAAGGACCGGGTGGTCAACGTCCGGCAGCGGGCCAGCGTCTACCAGACCATCGAACGCCTGCTGAAGGCCGGACTGATCAAGGTCAAGGAGACCGAACGGGCCGACAACCGGCCGGAGCGGACCATCTACGAGATCGGCCCGGAGGGGCTGGCCACGGCCCGCGCCTGGCTGCGCGAGATGTTCACCGCGACCGGCACCGAGTTCCCGGAGTTCCCGGCCGCGGTGGCGTTCATGCCGCTGCTGGAGCCGGGCGAGATCCGCGCGCTGCTGGCGGTGCGCGCGGACAAGCTCGCCGAACTGGTCGCCGAGATCGACACCGTGATGGCCGAGGCGCTGGCCACCGGCCTGCCCCGGCTGTTCCTGCTGGAGGAGGAGTACCAGCGGGCCACGCTGGTCGCCCAGCTCGACTGGGTGCGCGCGACGGTGGCCGAACTCGACGACGGCCGGATCAGCTGGGACCAGGAGTGGCTGCGCGCGGTCGGGGACAGCTTCAGCACACCAACCGACGAGGGGGAATCGTCATGA
- a CDS encoding class I SAM-dependent methyltransferase: MATSFPRIVDSAFGHPRGLAGRIGGAIMARANAATERELVAEAGLRHTDTVLVLGPGPGVGLAAAAAAASAGRVIGVDPAEEMLRQCRERCAEQARTGHVRLHRGDAEDTGQPDGSVDVLLTVNTLHLWPDRTRALTELYRVLRPGGRLIMSAHRMLLEGSPATLRLDVECAGFTRVLLRLNDRRGLLGPSYELHAGRPENR; encoded by the coding sequence ATGGCTACTTCCTTCCCGCGGATCGTGGACTCCGCGTTCGGGCATCCCCGCGGCCTCGCCGGCCGGATCGGCGGGGCGATCATGGCGCGCGCCAACGCCGCCACCGAGCGGGAACTGGTGGCCGAGGCCGGTTTACGGCACACCGACACGGTGCTGGTGCTCGGCCCCGGCCCCGGGGTCGGGCTGGCCGCGGCGGCCGCGGCGGCTTCGGCCGGACGGGTGATCGGGGTGGATCCGGCCGAGGAGATGCTGCGCCAGTGCCGGGAGCGCTGCGCCGAGCAGGCCAGAACCGGACACGTGCGGCTGCACCGGGGTGACGCCGAGGACACCGGGCAACCCGACGGCAGCGTCGACGTGCTGCTCACGGTGAACACACTGCACCTGTGGCCGGACCGGACCAGGGCACTGACCGAGCTGTACCGGGTGCTGCGGCCGGGCGGGCGGCTGATCATGTCGGCGCACCGGATGCTGCTGGAGGGCAGTCCGGCCACGCTGCGGCTGGATGTGGAGTGCGCCGGGTTCACCAGGGTGCTGCTGCGGCTCAACGACCGCCGCGGCCTGCTCGGCCCCAGCTACGAACTGCACGCCGGCCGCCCGGAGAACCGCTGA
- a CDS encoding circularly permuted type 2 ATP-grasp protein — protein MSPAVTRARRTRTPRSPLFEGYQDPDGPYAGVHDEMFDEDGQVRQAYRRLYESIAPSEVADLAARAEALGRAFVDQGITFSLSGQERPFPLDLIPRVIGATEWARLERGIVQRVRALEAFLADIYGDAQILRDRVLPRRLITSCAHFHREAAGISPANGVRIHVAGIDLVRDGEGVFRVLEDNLRCPSGVSYVMENRRTMARVFPDLFARHRVRAVGDYAGHLLRALRASAAPNAADPTVVVLTPGVHNSAYFEHSLLARQMGVELVEGRDLFCRDNAVYIRTTEGERRVDVIYRRIDDEFLDPLHFRPSSVLGVAGMVNAARAGNVVIANAVGNGVGDDKLVYTYVPEMVQYYLGEKPLLPNVDTFRCWLDEEREQVLDRLDELVIKPVEGSGGYGIVFGPDASARELASVRKRVRSDPRGWIAQPVVQLSTVPTKIGNKLAPRHVDLRPFAVNDGENVFVLPGGLTRVALREGSLLVNSSQGGGSKDTWVLAPRSSTVESELAEPGLAGAVTDGQAAEHGPELTTSQQQQQQQQ, from the coding sequence ATGAGCCCCGCCGTGACCCGCGCGCGCCGCACCCGCACCCCGCGCAGCCCGCTGTTCGAGGGCTACCAGGATCCCGACGGCCCGTACGCGGGCGTGCACGACGAGATGTTCGACGAGGACGGCCAGGTCCGGCAGGCCTACCGCAGGCTGTACGAGTCGATCGCGCCCTCGGAGGTGGCCGACCTGGCCGCGCGGGCCGAGGCGCTCGGCCGCGCCTTCGTCGACCAGGGCATCACCTTCTCCCTCTCCGGCCAGGAGCGCCCGTTCCCGCTGGACCTGATCCCCCGGGTGATCGGCGCCACCGAGTGGGCCCGGCTGGAACGCGGCATCGTGCAGCGGGTCCGCGCGCTGGAGGCATTCCTGGCCGACATCTACGGCGACGCGCAGATCCTGCGGGACCGGGTGCTGCCCCGGCGGCTGATCACCTCCTGCGCGCACTTCCACCGCGAGGCCGCCGGCATCTCCCCGGCCAACGGCGTGCGCATCCACGTCGCCGGGATCGACCTGGTCCGCGACGGCGAGGGCGTCTTCCGGGTGCTGGAGGACAACCTGCGCTGCCCGTCCGGGGTGTCCTACGTGATGGAGAACCGGCGCACCATGGCCAGGGTCTTCCCCGACCTGTTCGCCCGGCACCGGGTGCGCGCGGTCGGCGACTACGCCGGGCACCTGCTGCGCGCGCTGCGTGCCTCGGCCGCGCCCAACGCCGCCGACCCCACCGTGGTTGTGCTCACCCCCGGCGTGCACAACTCCGCCTACTTCGAGCATTCGCTGCTGGCCAGGCAGATGGGTGTGGAGCTGGTCGAGGGCAGGGACCTGTTCTGCCGGGACAACGCGGTCTACATCCGCACCACCGAGGGCGAACGCCGGGTCGATGTCATCTACCGGCGCATCGACGACGAGTTCCTTGACCCGCTGCACTTCCGCCCCAGCTCGGTGCTGGGCGTGGCCGGCATGGTCAACGCGGCCCGCGCGGGCAACGTGGTGATCGCCAACGCGGTCGGCAACGGGGTGGGCGACGACAAGCTCGTCTACACCTACGTGCCCGAGATGGTCCAGTACTACCTCGGCGAGAAACCGTTGCTGCCCAACGTGGACACCTTCCGCTGCTGGCTCGACGAGGAGCGCGAGCAGGTGCTGGACCGGCTGGACGAGCTGGTGATCAAACCGGTGGAGGGCTCCGGCGGGTACGGCATCGTCTTCGGCCCGGACGCCAGCGCGCGCGAGCTGGCCTCGGTGCGCAAACGGGTCCGCAGCGATCCGCGCGGCTGGATCGCCCAGCCCGTGGTGCAGCTCTCCACCGTGCCCACCAAGATCGGCAACAAGCTGGCGCCGCGGCACGTGGACCTGCGGCCGTTCGCGGTCAACGACGGCGAGAACGTCTTCGTGCTGCCCGGTGGGCTGACCAGGGTCGCGCTGCGCGAGGGCAGCCTGCTGGTCAACTCCTCCCAGGGCGGCGGCTCCAAGGACACCTGGGTGCTGGCCCCCCGATCGTCCACTGTGGAGAGTGAACTGGCCGAGCCGGGACTGGCCGGGGCGGTGACCGACGGACAGGCCGCCGAGCACGGCCCCGAGCTGACCACGAGTCAGCAGCAACAGCAGCAACAGCAGTGA
- a CDS encoding alpha-E domain-containing protein yields MLARNAESLYWIGRYVERADDTARILDVSVHQLLEDATVDPDSASRALLHVLGIQPPDGRELDAWSLTELVAYAPANSGSIVASLTSARENTRGAREVVSTEMWECLNATWNALPERQRYARQMGPHAFFSFVEERAAMFAGLADSTMSRDDGWRFLLLGRSVERVDMVVRLLLSRVGDKASSPGWVTVLRSAGAHDTYLRTYRGAMDAGRVVQFLLLDRLFPRSVFHALRNAEACLEQLDHRPSVRIGAKAEALRLLGRARSELEFLRPADLLDDLPKRLSSLQGTIREVGEAVSLQYFHAAPWVAWTNAEVTS; encoded by the coding sequence ATGCTGGCCCGCAACGCAGAGTCGCTGTACTGGATCGGCCGCTACGTGGAACGGGCCGACGACACGGCGCGCATCCTCGACGTCTCCGTCCACCAGCTACTGGAGGACGCCACCGTCGACCCGGACTCGGCGAGCCGGGCGCTGTTGCACGTGCTGGGCATCCAGCCGCCCGACGGCCGTGAGCTGGACGCCTGGTCGCTGACCGAGCTGGTCGCCTACGCCCCGGCCAACTCCGGCTCCATCGTGGCCTCGCTGACCAGCGCGCGGGAGAACACCAGGGGCGCCCGCGAGGTGGTCTCCACCGAGATGTGGGAATGCCTGAACGCCACCTGGAATGCGCTTCCCGAACGGCAGCGCTATGCCAGGCAGATGGGCCCGCACGCCTTCTTCTCCTTCGTGGAGGAGCGCGCGGCCATGTTCGCCGGACTGGCCGACTCGACCATGAGCCGGGACGACGGCTGGCGGTTCCTGCTGCTGGGCCGCTCGGTGGAACGGGTGGACATGGTGGTCCGGCTGCTGCTCTCCCGGGTGGGGGACAAGGCATCCTCGCCGGGCTGGGTCACCGTGCTGCGCTCGGCGGGCGCGCACGACACCTACCTGCGGACCTACCGAGGGGCCATGGACGCCGGGCGGGTGGTGCAGTTCCTGTTGCTGGACCGGCTGTTCCCGCGCTCGGTCTTCCACGCCCTGCGCAACGCCGAGGCATGTCTGGAACAGCTGGACCACCGGCCCAGCGTGCGCATCGGGGCCAAGGCCGAGGCGCTGCGGCTGCTCGGCCGGGCCCGCAGCGAGCTGGAGTTCCTGCGGCCCGCCGACCTGCTGGACGACCTGCCCAAGCGGCTCAGTTCGCTGCAGGGCACCATTCGGGAGGTCGGCGAGGCGGTGTCGTTGCAGTACTTCCACGCCGCGCCCTGGGTGGCCTGGACCAACGCGGAGGTGACCTCGTGA
- a CDS encoding transglutaminase family protein: MSWRVRIVHTTGYRYDEPVIQSYNEARLTPRGDGRQNLVVNRVETTPATRAYKYTDYWGTAVTSFDLHAPHTEMKVVASSVVETADEDKPIRVTEWSGLASADVLDRFGELLEASSYVPTNRELAAVARKLQRGLEPADAVLAVCAWVHEQLTYRPGTTGVHSSAIDAWRAREGVCQDYAHLTLLLLRAIGIPARYVSGYLHTQPDARLGQTVRGESHAWIEAWTGGWWGYDPTNDVPIGSRHVRVALGRDYADVAPLKGIYSGGGSSALEVTVDITRLA; the protein is encoded by the coding sequence GTGAGCTGGCGGGTACGCATCGTGCACACCACCGGCTACCGCTACGACGAGCCGGTGATCCAGTCCTACAACGAGGCCAGGCTCACCCCGCGCGGCGACGGCAGGCAGAACCTGGTGGTCAACCGGGTGGAGACCACCCCGGCCACCCGCGCCTACAAGTACACCGACTACTGGGGCACCGCGGTCACCTCCTTCGACCTGCACGCCCCGCACACCGAGATGAAGGTGGTCGCCTCCTCGGTGGTGGAGACCGCGGACGAGGACAAGCCGATCCGGGTCACCGAGTGGTCAGGGCTGGCCTCCGCGGACGTGCTGGACCGCTTCGGCGAACTGCTGGAGGCCAGCTCCTACGTGCCGACCAACCGCGAGCTGGCCGCGGTGGCCCGCAAGCTGCAGCGCGGCCTGGAACCGGCGGACGCGGTGCTCGCGGTGTGCGCCTGGGTGCACGAGCAGCTCACCTACCGGCCCGGCACCACCGGCGTGCACAGCTCGGCCATCGACGCCTGGCGGGCCCGCGAGGGCGTCTGCCAGGACTACGCGCACCTGACCCTGCTGTTGCTGCGCGCGATCGGCATCCCGGCCCGCTACGTCTCCGGCTACCTGCACACCCAGCCGGATGCCCGCCTCGGCCAGACCGTGCGCGGGGAGAGCCACGCCTGGATCGAGGCCTGGACCGGCGGCTGGTGGGGCTATGACCCGACCAACGACGTGCCGATCGGCTCCAGGCACGTGCGGGTGGCGCTGGGCAGGGACTACGCCGACGTCGCCCCGCTCAAGGGCATCTACTCCGGCGGCGGGTCCTCCGCGCTGGAGGTGACCGTGGACATCACCCGGCTGGCCTGA
- a CDS encoding nuclear transport factor 2 family protein produces the protein MSETLTILDRFYAAELAYLSGATGFEPVAEFLDPEIVLHQAEGLPYGGQWRGPDGLARFMAEMARTWASFEILAQETLVDGDRVSVLSQVRARGRATGTELEFPILQLIRLRNGRLAEVRPFYWDTAAVAAACTGADR, from the coding sequence GTGAGTGAGACGTTGACGATCCTGGACCGCTTCTACGCCGCCGAGCTGGCCTACCTCTCCGGTGCGACGGGGTTCGAGCCGGTCGCGGAGTTCCTGGACCCGGAGATCGTGCTGCACCAGGCCGAGGGCCTGCCCTACGGCGGGCAGTGGCGCGGGCCGGACGGGCTGGCCCGGTTCATGGCGGAGATGGCGCGGACCTGGGCGTCCTTCGAGATCCTGGCCCAGGAGACCCTGGTCGACGGTGACCGGGTGAGCGTGCTGAGCCAGGTCAGGGCGCGCGGGCGGGCCACCGGGACCGAACTGGAGTTCCCGATCCTGCAGCTCATCCGGCTGCGCAACGGTCGACTGGCCGAGGTCCGGCCGTTCTACTGGGACACCGCGGCGGTGGCGGCGGCCTGCACCGGCGCGGACCGGTGA
- the lepA gene encoding translation elongation factor 4 yields the protein MATFADKTFTPPERIRNFCIIAHIDHGKSTLADRVLQLTGVVDDRSMRAQYLDRMDIERERGITIKAQNVRLPWVHEGTEYVLHLIDTPGHVDFTYEVSRALEACEGAILLVDAAQGIEAQTLANLYLAMENNLTVIPVLNKIDLPAADPDRYAAEIAHIIGCEADDVLRVSAKTGVGIRELLDKVVQTIPAPVGDSDAPARAMIFDSVYDIYRGVVTYIRVVDGRITPRERIRMMSTGATHELLEVGIISPEPKVSVGLGVGEVGYLITGVKDVRQSKVGDTITSERKGATEALSGYREPQPMVYAGLYPLDGSDYPALREALDKLQLNDAALTYEPETSAALGFGFRCGFLGLLHLEITRDRLEREFGLELISTAPNVVNRVVMEDGTEHIVTNPSDWPGGKIKDIFEPITKCTVIAPAEFVGTIMELCQARRGQLGGMDYISETRVELRYTMPLAEIIYDFFDSLKSRTRGYASLDYEEAGEQASDLVKVDILLQGEPVDAFSAIVHKDAAYAYGTRMASKLRELIPRQQFEVPIQAAVGSRVIARETIRAIRKDVLAKCYGGDITRKRKLLEKQKEGKKRMKMVGRVEVPQEAFVAALSTDEAGDKKKK from the coding sequence GTGGCCACGTTCGCCGACAAGACCTTCACGCCGCCGGAGCGCATCCGGAACTTCTGCATCATCGCCCACATCGACCACGGCAAGTCCACGCTGGCCGACCGGGTGTTGCAGCTCACCGGCGTCGTCGACGACCGTTCCATGCGCGCGCAGTACCTCGACCGGATGGACATCGAGCGCGAACGCGGCATCACCATCAAGGCGCAGAACGTGCGCCTGCCGTGGGTGCACGAGGGCACCGAGTACGTGCTGCACCTGATCGACACCCCGGGGCACGTCGACTTCACCTATGAGGTCTCCCGGGCGCTGGAGGCGTGCGAGGGCGCGATCCTGCTGGTCGACGCGGCGCAGGGGATCGAGGCCCAGACGCTGGCCAACCTGTACCTGGCCATGGAGAACAACCTCACGGTCATCCCGGTGCTGAACAAGATCGACCTGCCGGCCGCTGACCCGGACCGCTACGCCGCGGAGATCGCGCACATCATCGGCTGCGAGGCCGACGACGTGCTGCGGGTCTCGGCCAAGACCGGCGTGGGCATCAGGGAGCTGCTGGACAAGGTCGTGCAGACCATCCCGGCCCCGGTCGGCGATTCCGACGCGCCGGCCCGCGCGATGATCTTCGACTCGGTCTATGACATCTACCGCGGCGTGGTCACCTACATCCGCGTGGTGGACGGCCGGATCACCCCGCGCGAGCGGATCCGGATGATGTCCACCGGCGCCACCCACGAGCTGCTCGAGGTGGGGATCATCTCGCCGGAGCCCAAGGTCTCGGTCGGGCTGGGCGTCGGCGAGGTGGGCTACCTGATCACCGGCGTGAAGGACGTCCGCCAGTCCAAGGTCGGCGACACCATCACCTCCGAGCGCAAGGGCGCCACCGAGGCGCTCTCCGGCTACCGCGAACCGCAGCCCATGGTCTACGCCGGGCTGTACCCGCTGGACGGCTCGGACTACCCGGCGCTGCGCGAGGCGCTGGACAAGCTGCAGCTCAACGACGCCGCGCTGACCTACGAGCCGGAGACCTCCGCGGCGCTGGGCTTCGGCTTCCGCTGCGGCTTCCTCGGCCTGCTGCACCTGGAGATCACCAGGGACCGGCTGGAGCGCGAGTTCGGCCTCGAACTCATCTCCACCGCGCCCAACGTGGTCAACCGGGTGGTCATGGAGGACGGCACCGAGCACATCGTCACCAACCCCTCGGACTGGCCGGGCGGCAAGATCAAGGACATCTTCGAGCCGATCACCAAGTGCACGGTGATCGCGCCCGCGGAGTTCGTCGGCACCATCATGGAGCTGTGCCAGGCCCGGCGCGGTCAGCTCGGCGGCATGGACTACATCTCCGAGACCCGGGTCGAGCTGCGCTACACCATGCCGCTGGCCGAGATCATCTACGACTTCTTCGACTCGCTGAAGTCGCGCACCCGCGGTTACGCCTCCCTGGACTACGAGGAGGCCGGCGAGCAGGCCTCCGACCTGGTCAAGGTGGACATCCTGCTGCAGGGCGAGCCGGTGGACGCCTTCAGCGCGATCGTGCACAAGGACGCCGCCTACGCCTACGGCACCCGGATGGCCAGCAAGCTGCGCGAGCTGATCCCGCGGCAGCAGTTCGAGGTGCCGATCCAGGCCGCGGTCGGGTCCAGGGTGATCGCCCGCGAGACCATCCGCGCCATCCGCAAGGACGTGCTGGCCAAGTGCTACGGCGGTGACATCACCCGTAAGCGCAAGCTGCTGGAGAAGCAGAAGGAAGGCAAGAAGCGGATGAAGATGGTCGGCCGCGTCGAGGTGCCGCAGGAGGCGTTCGTGGCCGCGCTGTCCACCGACGAGGCCGGGGACAAGAAGAAGAAGTAG
- a CDS encoding type II toxin-antitoxin system Phd/YefM family antitoxin, producing MGKHKEYGLLVSGPAAAVTIQVPVGTLLHDWPSVLGRITDGERVQVTRNGKVVAVLTAPDPDEVALDELAAAGQVAADWRVRQSTLRGLLRTLPARTAKPGDDRGSAAVLADREDTDR from the coding sequence ATGGGGAAGCACAAGGAGTACGGCCTGCTGGTGAGTGGGCCTGCTGCCGCGGTGACCATCCAGGTCCCCGTTGGCACCTTGCTGCACGACTGGCCCAGCGTGCTCGGCCGGATCACCGATGGCGAGCGGGTCCAGGTCACCCGCAACGGCAAGGTCGTCGCCGTGCTCACCGCGCCCGACCCGGACGAGGTCGCGCTGGACGAGCTGGCCGCCGCGGGCCAGGTCGCCGCCGACTGGCGGGTCCGCCAGAGCACCCTGCGCGGCCTGCTCCGCACCCTGCCGGCCCGTACCGCCAAGCCCGGCGACGACCGCGGCTCGGCCGCGGTGCTCGCCGACCGCGAGGACACCGATCGGTGA
- a CDS encoding type II toxin-antitoxin system VapC family toxin: MIYLDSCALIKLIVPEPLSEDLFGYLDTRTEPLVSSELAVVEVHRALTRIEAGEQARTLAEELLDNITQLPLAPVVRAAAALPDRYLRSLDALHLATALRVPTTRFVSYDRRLNEAAAKAGLTVRAPGAART; the protein is encoded by the coding sequence GTGATCTACCTCGACAGCTGCGCGCTGATCAAACTGATCGTGCCGGAACCCCTGTCCGAGGACCTGTTCGGCTACCTGGACACCCGCACCGAACCACTGGTCAGCTCCGAGCTGGCCGTGGTCGAGGTGCACCGCGCCCTCACCCGCATCGAGGCAGGCGAGCAGGCCCGCACCCTGGCCGAGGAGCTACTGGACAACATCACCCAGCTCCCACTGGCCCCGGTGGTCCGCGCCGCCGCCGCCCTGCCCGACCGGTACCTGCGCAGCCTGGACGCCCTGCACCTGGCCACCGCGCTGCGGGTGCCGACGACGCGGTTCGTGAGTTACGACCGGCGGTTGAACGAGGCGGCGGCCAAGGCCGGGCTGACGGTGCGGGCGCCGGGCGCGGCCCGGACCTGA
- a CDS encoding helix-turn-helix domain-containing protein yields the protein MLATTQKQRLTAVQADKEKLDRDAGRDVHAARADARRHTAAYVVGYRLAELRKEAGLTQVEVAKRMGISQARVSQVERGEVGELEVDTVHRYVTAIGGRLRLIAQLDEHEVPLSTGISA from the coding sequence TTGCTCGCCACTACGCAGAAGCAGCGACTGACAGCGGTCCAGGCGGACAAGGAGAAGCTCGATCGCGACGCAGGCCGGGACGTCCACGCCGCCCGCGCCGACGCTCGTCGGCACACCGCGGCCTACGTGGTCGGCTATCGCCTGGCGGAGCTGCGCAAGGAAGCCGGGCTGACGCAGGTCGAGGTGGCCAAGCGGATGGGGATCAGTCAGGCGCGGGTCAGTCAGGTGGAACGCGGCGAGGTCGGCGAACTCGAGGTCGACACGGTGCACCGGTACGTCACCGCGATCGGCGGGCGGCTCCGGCTGATCGCCCAGCTCGACGAGCACGAGGTGCCGTTGTCGACCGGCATCTCCGCCTGA